A single genomic interval of Pomacea canaliculata isolate SZHN2017 linkage group LG5, ASM307304v1, whole genome shotgun sequence harbors:
- the LOC112563877 gene encoding methyltransferase-like protein 5 translates to MSRRSVSRKKLESYLQEVDVFDNPKMQLEQYPTTPHLAASMLHTIHTHFNDLEGKCVADLGVGSGVLSLGCSMLGCSYVLGVDIDPEALAICANNISEFDITNIDLLHCDIRSLVNHPGRLHGAFDVVVMNPPFGTKNNQGIDMLFLQAGLALARTSVYSLHKTSTREHILRTAKQCGVEAEVVARLEFDLANTLWCHKSESVDIKVDFYRFSHKT, encoded by the exons ATGTCTCGAAGAAGTGTTTCACGAAAGAAGCTGGAAAGTTATCTTCAAGAAGTTGATGTGTTTGACAATCCAAAGATGCAACTGGAACAATACCCTACAACACCACACTTAGCAG cttCAATGCTTCACACAATCCATACTCATTTTAATGACTTGGAAGGCAAATGTGTAGCAGATCTGGGTGTTGGCTCTGGGGTTCTTAGTCTAGGTTGTTCGATGCTTGGATGCAG TTATGTCTTAGGTGTCGACATTGATCCTGAAGCGCTTGCCATATGTGCAAACAATATCTCAGAATTTGACATCACCAACATTGACCTACTGCATTGTGATATTAGAAGCCTTGTTAACCACCCTGGCCGTCTGCATGGTGCGTTTGATGTTGTCGTTATGAATCCTCCTTTTGGTACAAAAAATAATCAAG GCATAGACATGTTGTTCCTGCAGGCAGGGTTAGCACTGGCGCGCACATCTGTATACTCTCTTCACAAGACTTCCACAAGAGAG CACATCTTGAGGACAGCAAAACAGTGTGGAGTGGAAGCAGAAGTGGTGGCTAGACTAGAATTTGACCTTGCCAACACCCTCTGGTGCCACAAGAGTGAAAGTGTGGACATTAAAGTAGACTTTTATCGGTTTTCTCATAAAACATAA